One Simonsiella muelleri ATCC 29453 DNA window includes the following coding sequences:
- a CDS encoding DNA cytosine methyltransferase, with protein MGSLNIPHKLKAIDLFAGVGGIRTGFQQAFGERIEFVFSSEIDKFARQTYAANYHEIPYGDITQIQAHEVPTHDIILAGFPCQAFSVAGLRKGFADTRGTLFFDVARIAEYHKPKILFLENVKGFKNHDKGNTFATVKLTLEQLGYRVYADVLNAKNFGVPQNRERIYIVAIRNDFNPTFNLDFDKLKNTKVNCQVGDILQNQVDEKYTISDKLWAGHQRRKAEHIEKGNGFGYSLFNAQSPYTSTISARYYKDGSEILIEQNGKNPRKLTPREASLLQGFPSDFVIPVSDVQAYKQFGNSVAVPVIKALAQEIYMGLFQNEIA; from the coding sequence ATGGGTTCACTGAATATTCCACATAAATTAAAAGCGATTGATTTATTTGCAGGTGTGGGCGGTATTCGGACAGGCTTTCAGCAAGCATTTGGCGAGCGGATTGAATTTGTATTTTCATCAGAAATTGATAAATTTGCGCGACAAACTTACGCAGCAAATTATCATGAAATTCCATACGGCGACATTACTCAAATTCAAGCGCATGAAGTTCCGACACACGATATTATTTTGGCAGGATTTCCATGCCAAGCGTTTAGCGTAGCAGGTTTACGAAAAGGTTTTGCCGATACGCGTGGAACGTTATTTTTTGATGTAGCACGGATTGCGGAATACCATAAACCTAAAATTTTGTTTTTGGAAAATGTCAAAGGTTTTAAAAATCACGATAAAGGCAACACGTTTGCGACAGTGAAATTAACTTTGGAGCAATTGGGTTATCGGGTTTATGCTGATGTGCTGAATGCGAAAAATTTTGGTGTACCGCAAAATCGTGAGCGCATTTATATTGTGGCAATACGAAATGATTTTAATCCGACTTTTAACTTGGATTTTGATAAGTTGAAAAACACCAAGGTAAATTGCCAAGTAGGTGATATTTTGCAAAATCAAGTTGATGAAAAATACACGATTTCTGACAAATTATGGGCTGGACATCAACGCCGAAAAGCAGAGCATATTGAGAAAGGTAATGGTTTTGGCTACTCATTGTTTAACGCGCAATCGCCTTATACCAGTACTATTAGCGCACGTTATTACAAAGATGGTTCAGAAATTTTAATTGAGCAAAATGGCAAAAATCCGCGTAAACTCACGCCGCGAGAAGCCAGTTTATTGCAAGGTTTTCCATCTGATTTTGTGATACCTGTTAGCGATGTGCAGGCGTATAAACAATTTGGAAATAGTGTTGCCGTTCCAGTGATTAAGGCGTTGGCGCAAGAAATTTATATGGGATTATTCCAAAATGAAATTGCCTAA
- the nuoH gene encoding NADH-quinone oxidoreductase subunit NuoH, which yields MQEWFQTLFATTLGLGEMGAIIGLIVSIIVKIVLILAPLILTVAYLTYFERKVIGFMQLRVGPNVVGPWGLIQPFADVLKLLFKEVTRPSSSNKWLFYIGPMLSLAPSFAAWAVIPFNEEWVLTNIDAGLLYILMITSLSVYGVIIAGWASNSKYAMLGAMRASAQTISYEIAMSAALVCVIMVSGSLNFKDIVAAQATGIAGGSILSWNWLTLFPVFLVYLISAVAETNRAPFDVAEGESEIVAGHHVEYSGFAFALFFLAEYIFMILIGALTAIMFLGGWLSPFPQSWGIIGTPSAFWMFAKMAFVLYGYLWIRATFPRYRYDQIMRLGWKVLIPVGFISIAVLAAWMVSPLSLWK from the coding sequence ATGCAAGAATGGTTTCAAACCTTATTTGCCACAACTTTAGGCTTGGGCGAAATGGGCGCAATTATTGGTTTAATCGTGTCCATTATTGTGAAAATTGTGCTGATTTTAGCCCCATTAATTTTAACGGTGGCTTATTTAACTTATTTTGAACGCAAAGTTATCGGTTTTATGCAATTACGTGTGGGACCGAATGTGGTTGGTCCTTGGGGCTTGATTCAGCCGTTTGCAGATGTATTAAAACTGCTGTTCAAAGAAGTAACACGCCCAAGTTCATCTAATAAATGGTTGTTTTATATTGGACCTATGTTGTCGCTGGCACCATCATTTGCGGCGTGGGCAGTGATTCCATTTAACGAAGAATGGGTTTTGACCAATATTGATGCAGGCTTATTGTATATTTTGATGATTACATCTTTGTCAGTTTATGGTGTGATTATTGCAGGTTGGGCATCTAACTCAAAATATGCGATGTTGGGTGCGATGCGTGCTTCGGCACAAACGATTTCGTATGAAATTGCGATGAGTGCGGCATTGGTATGCGTGATTATGGTTTCAGGCAGCCTGAATTTTAAAGATATTGTGGCAGCGCAAGCAACTGGTATAGCAGGTGGCTCAATTCTTTCGTGGAACTGGTTGACATTGTTCCCTGTATTTTTGGTATATTTAATTTCTGCTGTTGCGGAAACGAACCGTGCACCGTTTGACGTGGCAGAGGGTGAGTCGGAAATCGTGGCAGGACACCATGTAGAATATTCAGGTTTTGCGTTTGCACTGTTTTTCCTTGCTGAATACATTTTCATGATTTTGATTGGCGCGTTGACAGCAATTATGTTCTTGGGCGGTTGGTTGTCGCCATTCCCACAAAGTTGGGGCATCATCGGCACACCAAGCGCGTTTTGGATGTTCGCAAAAATGGCGTTTGTGTTATACGGCTATTTATGGATTCGCGCGACATTTCCACGTTACCGCTATGACCAAATCATGCGTTTGGGTTGGAAGGTATTGATTCCTGTTGGCTTTATTTCTATCGCGGTATTGGCGGCTTGGATGGTCTCGCCGTTGAGCTTGTGGAAATAA
- the nuoI gene encoding NADH-quinone oxidoreductase subunit NuoI → MANFFKTFLLGELVKGMGVTLKNFFVRKDTIYFPEEKTPQSVRFRGLHAQRRYPNGEERCIACKLCEAVCPAMAINIESEEREDGTRRTTRYDIDLTKCIFCGFCEEACPVDAIVETHIFEYHGEKRGDLHMTKPILLAIGDKYEAEIAKRKMADAPYR, encoded by the coding sequence ATGGCAAACTTTTTTAAAACCTTTTTGTTGGGCGAACTCGTCAAAGGCATGGGCGTAACGCTCAAAAACTTTTTCGTGCGTAAAGACACGATTTATTTCCCCGAAGAAAAAACGCCCCAATCCGTGCGTTTTCGCGGACTTCACGCCCAACGCCGTTATCCCAATGGCGAAGAACGCTGTATTGCCTGTAAATTATGCGAAGCGGTATGCCCCGCGATGGCAATCAATATTGAAAGCGAAGAACGTGAAGATGGTACACGCCGCACAACTCGTTATGATATTGACTTAACAAAATGTATTTTCTGCGGATTTTGTGAAGAGGCATGTCCCGTTGACGCGATTGTGGAAACACATATTTTTGAGTATCACGGCGAAAAACGCGGCGATTTGCACATGACTAAACCGATTTTGCTGGCAATTGGCGACAAATACGAAGCCGAAATCGCTAAACGTAAAATGGCTGATGCACCTTATCGTTAA
- the nuoE gene encoding NADH-quinone oxidoreductase subunit NuoE, translating into MLSAQSLKEIDIELAKYPADQRRSAIMGALRIAQVEKGYLAAETIEFVAQYVGIPAIAAYEVATFYNMYDLQPVGKYKLTVCTNLPCALRGGVDAGEYLKEKLGIGYGETTPDGKFTLVEGECMGACGDAPVMLLNNHKMCSFMDAAAIDKKLAELE; encoded by the coding sequence ATGTTATCCGCACAATCATTAAAAGAAATTGATATTGAATTAGCAAAATACCCTGCCGACCAGCGCCGTAGTGCGATTATGGGCGCGTTGCGTATTGCGCAAGTAGAAAAAGGCTATTTAGCTGCAGAAACCATTGAATTTGTGGCGCAATATGTGGGCATTCCTGCAATTGCTGCCTATGAAGTAGCAACTTTTTACAATATGTATGACTTGCAGCCTGTGGGCAAATACAAATTGACGGTTTGTACTAATTTGCCGTGTGCCTTGCGTGGCGGTGTGGACGCTGGCGAATACCTGAAAGAAAAACTGGGCATTGGCTACGGCGAAACTACTCCTGACGGTAAATTCACGCTGGTAGAGGGCGAATGCATGGGTGCGTGTGGTGATGCGCCTGTTATGCTGTTGAATAATCACAAAATGTGTAGTTTTATGGACGCAGCCGCGATTGATAAAAAATTGGCGGAATTGGAGTGA
- the nuoD gene encoding NADH dehydrogenase (quinone) subunit D, whose product MAKLRNYTINFGPQHPAAHGVLRMILELEGETIVRADPHIGLLHRGTEKLAETKTYLQALPYMDRLDYVSMMVNEQAYCMAIEKLVGIEVPIRAKYIRTMFAEVTRILNHLMGVGSHALDIGAMTAILYAFRDREELMDLYEAVSGARMHAAYFRPGGVYRDLPDFMPKYESSKYRNAKVLKELNASREGTMLDFIDAFCERFPKNIDTLETLLTDNRIWKQRTVGIGVVSPERALQKGFTGVMLRGSGVEWDIRKKQPYEVYDQIDFDIPVGVNGDCYDRYLCRMAEMRQSVRIIKQCADWLRANPNLPVIVENHKVAPPKRTDMKIGMEDLIHHFKLFTEGMHVPEGETYTAVEHPKGEFGIYMISDGANKPYRLKIRAPGFAHLQGMDEMARGHMLADVVAIIGTQDIVFGEVDR is encoded by the coding sequence GTGGCTAAATTAAGAAATTACACGATTAACTTCGGGCCGCAGCACCCAGCCGCACACGGCGTATTGCGTATGATTTTGGAGTTGGAAGGCGAAACCATTGTCCGTGCCGACCCACATATTGGCTTATTGCATCGTGGTACGGAAAAGTTAGCTGAAACAAAAACTTATCTGCAAGCTTTGCCATATATGGACAGGTTGGACTACGTTTCCATGATGGTTAACGAGCAAGCGTATTGCATGGCGATTGAAAAATTGGTGGGTATTGAAGTGCCGATTCGCGCCAAATATATTCGCACCATGTTTGCCGAAGTAACACGCATTTTGAATCACTTGATGGGCGTGGGTTCGCACGCACTGGACATTGGCGCGATGACCGCGATTTTGTATGCTTTCCGCGACCGCGAAGAATTGATGGATTTGTATGAAGCGGTATCGGGGGCGCGTATGCACGCTGCGTATTTCCGTCCAGGTGGCGTATACCGCGATTTGCCCGATTTTATGCCGAAATACGAAAGCAGCAAATACCGCAACGCCAAAGTATTGAAAGAATTGAACGCGAGCCGTGAAGGCACGATGTTGGATTTTATTGATGCATTCTGTGAGCGTTTCCCGAAAAATATTGATACGCTGGAAACGCTGCTGACGGACAACCGCATTTGGAAACAACGTACCGTAGGCATTGGTGTGGTATCGCCAGAACGCGCTTTGCAAAAAGGTTTTACGGGTGTGATGTTACGTGGTTCGGGCGTGGAATGGGACATTCGCAAAAAACAACCGTATGAAGTGTATGACCAAATTGATTTTGATATTCCAGTAGGCGTGAACGGCGATTGCTATGACCGTTATCTGTGTCGCATGGCAGAAATGCGACAATCGGTTCGCATCATCAAACAATGTGCAGACTGGTTACGTGCCAATCCGAATTTGCCTGTTATTGTGGAAAATCACAAAGTCGCACCACCCAAACGCACCGACATGAAAATCGGTATGGAAGATTTAATTCATCATTTCAAATTGTTTACCGAAGGTATGCACGTTCCCGAAGGCGAAACCTACACCGCAGTAGAACACCCGAAAGGCGAATTTGGCATTTACATGATTTCCGATGGCGCAAACAAACCGTATCGCCTGAAAATTCGCGCCCCTGGGTTCGCGCATTTGCAAGGCATGGACGAAATGGCGCGTGGTCATATGTTGGCGGACGTGGTGGCGATTATCGGTACACAAGATATTGTATTTGGCGAAGTGGACAGATAA
- the nuoF gene encoding NADH-quinone oxidoreductase subunit NuoF codes for MAIYQAGVIFENVDTRNPNCWTLAEYQVRGGYQALRKILTEKIPQTDVIDEMKASGLRGRGGAGFPTGLKWSFMPRSFPGAKYVVCNTDEGEPGTFKDRDIIMFNPHALIEGMIIAGYAMGAEAGYNYIHGEIFEGFQLFEKALQEARDAGFLGKNIMGSEFSFELFAHHGYGAYICGEETALLESLEGKKGQPRFKPPFPASFGLYGKPTTINNTETFASVPFIIRDGGKTFADKGIESAGGTKLFSISGHVERPGNYEVALGTPFSELLAMAGGVRGGKKLKAVIPGGSSAPVLPADIMMSCNMDYDSIAKAGSMLGSGAVIVMDEDVCMVKALERLSYFYHEESCGQCTPCREGTGWLYRIVHRIAMGKGRPEDLDLLDSVGNNMAGRTICALADAAVFPVRSFTKHFREEFEHYIEHGKPMKPHQWGGW; via the coding sequence ATGGCAATTTACCAAGCAGGCGTAATTTTTGAAAACGTAGATACCCGTAACCCAAATTGTTGGACACTCGCTGAATATCAGGTGCGTGGCGGTTATCAAGCGTTGCGCAAAATTTTAACCGAAAAAATCCCCCAAACCGATGTCATTGACGAAATGAAAGCGTCTGGTTTGCGCGGACGCGGTGGCGCAGGTTTCCCAACAGGTTTGAAATGGAGCTTTATGCCGCGTTCATTCCCTGGTGCAAAATACGTTGTCTGCAACACGGACGAGGGCGAACCAGGGACATTCAAAGACCGCGACATCATTATGTTCAATCCGCATGCCTTGATTGAGGGCATGATTATCGCGGGCTACGCTATGGGCGCGGAAGCTGGTTACAACTATATTCACGGCGAAATTTTTGAAGGTTTTCAATTGTTTGAAAAAGCCTTGCAAGAAGCGCGTGATGCTGGCTTTTTAGGTAAAAATATTATGGGTAGCGAATTTTCATTTGAATTATTCGCGCACCATGGCTATGGCGCGTACATTTGCGGCGAAGAAACGGCTTTATTGGAATCGTTGGAGGGCAAAAAAGGTCAGCCACGTTTTAAACCGCCATTCCCTGCTTCTTTTGGTTTATACGGCAAGCCGACAACGATTAACAACACGGAAACGTTTGCGTCTGTGCCGTTTATTATCCGCGATGGCGGCAAAACCTTTGCCGATAAAGGCATTGAAAGCGCGGGCGGTACGAAATTATTTTCTATTTCGGGACACGTTGAACGCCCAGGTAATTATGAAGTTGCGTTGGGTACGCCATTTTCGGAATTGCTGGCAATGGCTGGCGGTGTGCGCGGTGGCAAGAAATTGAAAGCGGTTATACCTGGTGGTTCGTCTGCGCCTGTGTTGCCAGCCGATATTATGATGTCGTGCAATATGGATTACGACAGCATTGCGAAAGCAGGTTCTATGCTGGGTTCGGGCGCAGTGATTGTGATGGACGAAGATGTGTGCATGGTCAAAGCATTGGAGCGTTTGAGCTATTTCTATCACGAAGAGTCGTGTGGTCAATGTACGCCGTGTCGTGAGGGTACAGGCTGGCTGTATCGTATCGTGCATCGCATTGCGATGGGCAAAGGTCGCCCCGAAGATTTGGATTTGCTAGATAGCGTAGGTAACAATATGGCAGGACGTACGATTTGTGCATTGGCAGATGCGGCGGTATTCCCTGTTCGCAGTTTTACCAAGCATTTCCGCGAAGAATTTGAACACTATATTGAGCATGGCAAGCCGATGAAACCGCATCAATGGGGTGGCTGGTAA
- a CDS encoding NADH-quinone oxidoreductase subunit C translates to MHVIDLQAACTEILGKKASKILLAFDEVTIECQPEHYLDIMTTLRDHEDLHFESIVDLCGVDYSTYKNEKWQGKRFAAVSQLVSVKHNQRVRVRVWAQDDDLPLVPSVVNIYNSADWYEREAFDMYGIIFNEHPDLRRILTDYGFVGHPFRKDFPVSGYVEMRYDETEKRVIYQPVTIEPREITPRVVREENYGG, encoded by the coding sequence ATGCACGTTATTGATTTACAGGCAGCCTGCACCGAAATTTTGGGCAAAAAAGCCAGCAAAATCCTGTTGGCATTTGATGAAGTTACCATTGAATGCCAGCCTGAACACTATTTAGACATCATGACCACCTTGCGCGACCACGAAGACTTACACTTTGAAAGCATAGTGGATTTGTGCGGTGTGGATTACAGCACTTATAAGAATGAGAAGTGGCAAGGCAAGCGTTTTGCTGCTGTCAGCCAACTGGTTTCCGTGAAACATAACCAGCGCGTGCGTGTGCGTGTGTGGGCGCAAGACGATGATTTGCCGCTTGTGCCATCAGTAGTCAATATCTACAACAGCGCGGATTGGTATGAGCGTGAAGCCTTTGATATGTATGGAATTATTTTCAATGAACATCCTGATTTGCGCCGTATTTTGACGGATTATGGTTTTGTCGGACACCCGTTCCGCAAAGATTTTCCTGTTTCGGGTTACGTGGAGATGCGTTATGACGAAACCGAGAAACGCGTGATTTATCAACCTGTAACCATTGAACCGCGCGAAATTACACCGCGTGTTGTGCGCGAGGAGAACTACGGTGGCTAA
- the nuoG gene encoding NADH-quinone oxidoreductase subunit NuoG encodes MLQIQIDGKQIEVNQGATVMEAAHELGTYIPHFCYHKKLSIAANCRMCLVEVEKAPKPLPACATPVTDGMVVHTHSAKAKQAQEGVMEFLLINHPLDCPICDQGGECQLQDLAVGYGKSASRYEEEKRAVVGKDMGALISAEEMSRCIHCTRCVRFTEEIAGEQEIGMANRGEFSEIMPFIGKVVETELSGNVIDLCPVGALTSKPFRYDARSWELSRRKSISAHDSLGSNLIVQTKDHTVRRVLPLENESINECWISDRDRFAYEGLYHESRLQKPKIKHGGEWQEVDWTTALEYVRHTLECIGKEEGKDQIAIWANPMNTVEELYLAKKLADGLGIKATTARLRESDGRLSGSLKGAQWLGQSIEQLAACEAVLVVGANLRKEQPLLTARLRRAAKNGMALSVVAACKEVLHMPLLTQDVLHPNEWANYLNNLAEHHDYTISGSLKNAATAAIILGADVQNHPDFAGIYVAAQKLANATGATLGVLPQAANSVGADVVGINQMAINQMIEQPKKAVLLLNVEPELDVLGGARVVNALRQAGSVMAFTAYENPNLLEVCDVLLPIVPFTETSGSFINMEGRLQSFHGVVKALGEARPLWKILRVLGNVLNVEGFDYETSEQVLADAISVSTLPEKLSNDSILTAISVQPQGDKLIRVGGVGIYHTDPIVRRATSLQQTSHAATPEAHLNPNTLKVFGLQDGEQVFAKQNGAAELVTVRADMGLAENVVYLPLHPENAALGGLMNSIELTRA; translated from the coding sequence ATGTTACAAATCCAAATTGATGGTAAACAAATTGAAGTGAATCAAGGCGCAACCGTAATGGAGGCGGCACATGAATTGGGAACGTATATCCCCCATTTCTGTTATCACAAAAAACTCTCTATTGCTGCCAACTGCCGTATGTGCTTGGTGGAAGTAGAAAAAGCCCCTAAACCTTTGCCTGCGTGTGCGACACCCGTAACCGATGGCATGGTGGTACACACGCATTCGGCAAAAGCCAAACAGGCGCAAGAAGGCGTGATGGAATTTCTGCTGATTAATCACCCATTGGATTGCCCGATTTGCGACCAAGGCGGAGAGTGTCAGTTGCAAGATTTGGCGGTGGGCTACGGTAAATCCGCCAGCCGTTATGAAGAAGAAAAACGTGCAGTAGTCGGTAAAGATATGGGGGCGTTGATTTCAGCAGAGGAAATGAGTCGCTGTATTCATTGTACGCGTTGCGTGCGTTTTACTGAAGAAATCGCGGGCGAGCAGGAAATCGGGATGGCAAACCGTGGTGAATTTTCTGAAATTATGCCGTTTATCGGTAAAGTGGTGGAAACCGAATTATCAGGTAATGTGATTGATTTGTGTCCTGTGGGTGCTTTAACCAGTAAACCATTTCGATATGACGCGCGTTCGTGGGAATTGTCGCGCCGTAAATCAATTTCTGCGCACGATTCTTTGGGTTCTAACCTGATTGTTCAAACCAAAGACCACACCGTACGCCGTGTGTTGCCATTGGAAAATGAAAGCATCAATGAATGCTGGATTTCTGACCGCGACCGATTCGCCTACGAAGGTTTGTATCACGAAAGCCGTTTGCAAAAACCCAAAATCAAACACGGCGGTGAGTGGCAAGAAGTGGATTGGACCACCGCTTTGGAATACGTCCGCCACACATTAGAATGTATCGGTAAAGAAGAGGGTAAAGACCAAATCGCGATTTGGGCAAACCCAATGAATACCGTAGAAGAATTGTATTTGGCGAAAAAATTAGCCGATGGTTTGGGTATCAAAGCCACAACTGCGCGTTTGCGTGAAAGTGATGGTCGGCTTTCAGGCAGCCTGAAGGGAGCGCAATGGTTGGGTCAATCCATTGAGCAATTAGCTGCGTGTGAAGCGGTGTTGGTAGTGGGTGCGAATCTGCGCAAAGAGCAGCCCTTGCTTACGGCACGTTTGCGCCGTGCGGCGAAAAATGGTATGGCATTAAGTGTCGTGGCGGCGTGTAAAGAAGTATTGCATATGCCTTTGTTGACACAAGATGTGTTACACCCAAATGAATGGGCTAATTATTTGAATAATTTGGCTGAACATCATGATTATACGATTTCAGGCAGCCTGAAAAATGCTGCTACCGCTGCCATTATTTTGGGTGCTGATGTACAGAATCACCCAGATTTTGCAGGGATTTATGTGGCGGCACAAAAATTAGCCAATGCCACTGGTGCGACTTTGGGCGTATTGCCACAAGCTGCCAATAGTGTGGGTGCGGACGTGGTGGGCATCAATCAAATGGCAATCAACCAAATGATTGAGCAACCCAAAAAAGCCGTTTTATTACTGAATGTTGAACCTGAATTAGACGTGCTGGGTGGTGCGCGAGTTGTGAATGCTTTAAGACAGGCTGGCAGCGTGATGGCATTTACGGCTTATGAAAATCCGAATTTATTGGAAGTGTGTGATGTGTTGTTGCCGATTGTGCCATTTACCGAAACTTCAGGCAGCTTCATCAATATGGAAGGGCGTTTGCAGTCATTTCATGGTGTGGTGAAGGCGTTGGGCGAAGCGCGACCATTGTGGAAAATTTTGCGTGTTTTGGGTAATGTCTTGAATGTTGAAGGTTTTGATTATGAAACCAGCGAGCAAGTTTTAGCAGATGCGATTTCTGTTAGCACGCTGCCTGAAAAATTGAGCAATGACAGTATCTTAACTGCAATCAGTGTACAACCACAAGGCGATAAATTGATTCGCGTGGGGGGCGTGGGTATTTATCATACCGACCCGATTGTACGCCGTGCAACTTCATTACAACAAACCAGCCATGCTGCCACACCTGAAGCACATTTAAATCCCAACACTTTGAAAGTATTTGGTTTACAAGATGGCGAACAAGTGTTTGCAAAACAAAATGGTGCAGCTGAATTGGTAACCGTTCGTGCGGATATGGGTTTGGCTGAAAATGTGGTTTACTTGCCCCTGCACCCTGAGAATGCGGCGTTGGGCGGTTTGATGAATAGCATTGAGTTAACGAGGGCATAA
- a CDS encoding DNA adenine methylase has product MMSKPFLKWAGGKAKLVANISHQLPQAKRLVEPFAGSAAVSLALEFDTYLLNDANADLINVYSILKEEKQEFIDYAQSFFTPENNQETRFYEWRECFNHTENCVEKAALFMYLNRHAFNGLCRYNSKGGFNVPFGRYKSPYFPADEMRGYIEKSDRITLMCGDFQAALDLVQFDDAVYCDPPYVPLNETASFTAYSQGGFTWQDQVSLLQCVEQAAQKCRGVVLSNHDTAATRELYRNAYIEALEVQRNIAAKGSSRVKVGELLARWHE; this is encoded by the coding sequence TTGATGAGTAAACCCTTTTTAAAATGGGCAGGTGGAAAAGCGAAACTTGTTGCAAATATCAGTCATCAACTCCCACAGGCAAAGCGGTTAGTTGAGCCGTTTGCAGGGTCGGCAGCAGTATCATTGGCATTAGAATTTGACACGTATTTATTGAATGACGCCAATGCAGATTTAATTAATGTGTATTCCATATTAAAAGAAGAAAAACAAGAATTCATTGATTATGCGCAATCGTTTTTCACACCTGAAAATAATCAGGAAACACGGTTTTATGAATGGCGTGAATGTTTTAATCACACTGAAAATTGTGTAGAAAAAGCCGCTTTGTTTATGTATTTGAACCGTCATGCGTTTAACGGTTTATGTCGTTACAACAGCAAAGGTGGGTTTAATGTACCGTTTGGGCGTTATAAATCGCCATATTTTCCTGCTGATGAAATGCGCGGCTACATCGAAAAATCTGATCGCATCACATTGATGTGCGGCGATTTTCAGGCAGCATTAGATTTGGTACAGTTTGATGATGCCGTTTATTGCGATCCACCGTATGTGCCACTTAATGAAACAGCGTCATTTACGGCTTATTCACAAGGTGGATTTACTTGGCAAGACCAAGTTAGTTTGTTGCAATGTGTTGAACAGGCAGCACAAAAATGTAGAGGCGTGGTTTTGTCTAATCATGATACGGCTGCTACACGTGAACTTTACCGAAATGCTTATATTGAAGCGCTTGAAGTACAACGAAACATTGCTGCAAAAGGCAGTAGCCGTGTAAAAGTAGGTGAATTGTTGGCGCGTTGGCATGAGTGA